The window gaagctaaccccaatcctatcttctaagagaagatgagagatgaaactaggagaaacaggaagggtagtcactgattttttttaattacatattaatataaatttaattgtattttattttttttaatatacagcGGGCTTGGGATTTATATTTTAGGTCCGAGCCCAGCCCGAACCCGAACCTGACTAAATTTTTTACGAATTGGGCTGAGCCTGGACTCGTCAGGTTTTATTAAAAGCTCGACAGGTCCGGTCCGGACCAGCCCGAACCCGGCCCAGCCCGCCCTATGCCCAGGTTTACTTATCTCTAATTAAAATAGATGGgcaaattacacagaaattcatcttttaacaactatttacaaatatatgaagtcataattttggattatgtcaaactagtaaaatcagtacttttaatatattttaaggattaaaatttataaattagaaatttagaatatattttctaggtttatgatttatgaattttaatctctaatttttaaactataatgtaaaatcataatatatagaaaataatgacatattaagaattaagtttggtgatacaCGTAGTTGTAATAATTATGATAttatgtatttgacccaaaatAGATTAGGCATAAAATATAACCAAACACCGCCCTCCCCCCGGTACTACGAGCACACGGGAGCGATAGAGCAGCGTTGCCAAGTTTTAGGGTTCTGCGTTCAGctcatcttttttattttgattgtcAGCTCAAACTTCAATTTTTCCTTCTCCCTTCGTCGTTAGGGCCTTAAATTTCTAATTTCAACTTCTGTTTTCTTCCTGTCTACATGGTGAGAAATCGTAGTGATGACAAGGATAGAGATAGTGTGAGAACTACCCAGCATGAAGCCAGGGATAGAGATAAGAAGGGATCGAGAGAAAGTTCTGATGAAGAAGGGGAGTTAGTGGAAAAAGAGAGGGGTGGGCGACAGAGAGATAGGAACGGTGACAGGATTAAGGAGAATAATCCAAGTTCGGATGGGGATGATGACGGCCGAGCGAGGAGAGACAGACGGGAAAGAGAGAGAACCAATGGGCACAGAAGTAGGAGAGAAACTGAAGATAGAAGTATAGACAGAGACAGAGAACAACGCTCGCATAGGAGGAACTCAGATGAGATCGATGATAGGAAATCAGAACGGGGAAGGGGAAGAGTTGATGATGAAAAGCACAGGCGGCATAGAAACAGAGATGATGATTATGCAAGATACAAGGAAAAGAATGGAAGGGAAGAAGATAATCGAAAAGGTGTGGGTGGTGGAAAGGCATTTGAAGAAACTAAATCTGGAAGAACAGTACTGGATGGAGGAAATCCAAATATTGGAGCGAATTTGGGTAAGAGTGGGGGAGTTTACATCCCACCTTTCAAATTGGCCCGGATGATGAAAGATGTTCAGGATAAAAGCAGTGTAGAGTATCAGAGGTTAACTTGGGATGCTCTTCGCAAGAGTATCAATGGTCTTGTGAACAAAGTTAATGCCACCAACATAAAGAATATCATCCCTGAATTGTTTGCTGAAAACTTGATTAGAGGAAGGGGTCTTTTCTGTAGATCTTGTATGAAGTCACAAATGGCATCTCCAACTTTTACTGATGTGTTTTCTGCCTTAGTCTCTGTGGTGAACACCAAATTCCCTGAGGTGGGTGAGCTATTATTACGAAGGATAGTGTTGCAGCTGAAGAGAGCTTATAAACGAAATGACAAGGTTTGTTTCTAGCCTACTTTCTCATGTTTGGAATGTGCTCCTggtattgattaattaatttttcttgTTCTGATAACATgtttattcattattttcacAGCCTCAATTGCTAGCTGCTGTCAAATTTATAGCTCATTTAGTTAACCAGCAAGTGGCTCATGAAATCATCGCCTTAGAACTGCTTGCTGTTTTGCTGGAGAATCCCACTGATGATAGCGTTGAAGTAGCTGTGGGTTTTGTCACGGAGAGTGGGTCGTTACTACAGGATGTGTCACCCAAAGGGCTTGATGGTATGCAATTCTACTTATAGTGTATCGGTCAGAAATTCTTTTTGATTGTTACGatgctgaattttttttttctattgatGATAGTATATATTTGCTACATTTGCCATGCCAATTTTTTTTGCTGTTTAGTTTGCTTAGTTATTCAAAATTATGGTGTTTGATAGTGGCTTATCATTAATCatgggaagaaaaaaaaattgattttattattttattctatGCTTATGTTGAGGCTCTATCATGTAAAGTTGTGTATAATGATTCTGTGAATATAATTATCTAAGTGGTACAAGTTTTGAGTCAGATGTTCTATGTTGGATGAAGAGATTTATTACTTGTTATTTAttgctttaatttttattagCAGTACTATAATTAAGCCTTATATGTTGACCATTGGCTATATCATCCGGTACTGGTGGGGAATTATgtgattgttttatttttctcgttttattttttattttttgcttaTTAATTGTAAAAGTTAAGAGTGCATGCATATGCATTAAGTTCAAGTTTTCTTTCTAGAAAAATAAGGTTAAGTATTCAATGGTTTCATTACGTCATTTTCTATTCATTGCATTCAAAATTCTTGTACTGGATGTAGTCCTCACTCCATATTGTATTAGAGAAAATACAGTTTGATTTGGGTCTTTATCCTAGTATGTCTTTTGAATTCTTTAGGTGCTTTTGAGCGATTCCGTGGCATTCTCCATGAAGGAGAAATTGATAAGAGGGTTCAATTTTTAATTGAGGGCCTATTTGCTGTCAGAAAAGTCAAATTTCAGGTGCAGTCCTCTGCTCTTTGGATTTGATTTCTATGATCTTGCATATTTGGTATACAGTAGCCTAAGCTGCTTTACTAAATATATGCATCTGCAGGGGTACCCAGCTGTTCGTCCGGAATTGGACCTTGTTGAGCAGGAGGATCAATTAACACACGAGATATCGCTTCAAGAGGACATTGATCCTGAGATAACCCTTGGTATGCCTCAGACCTTAGTATCTTGATCAGTTTTCTGTTGGTGTACATGGTTACTAATTGTAATTGTTCTACTTGTTCAGATATCTTCAAACCAGATGATAATTTCCTGGAGAATGAGAAAAAATATGAAGAATTGAGGAAAAGCATTTTGGGTGAGGAGTCTGAGGACGAAGAAGGTTCTGATGGAGGTTCTGCTGATgtggatgatgatgatgatgatgatgaggatgatgaggaagaagaagaagaacagatGAAAATAAAAGACGAAACTGAAACAAATCTCATCAATCTCCGGAGAACAATTTATTTAACCATCATGTCCAGTGTAGACTTTGAAGAGGCTGGGCATAAGCTACTCAAAATTAAACTCGAGCCGGGACAGGAGGTAAGCAATAGATATTCTGCTTTTCTTTACTGGCATGTGCAATAGTGATTATTTATGAATATGACAGGCATATGATTTACCAGTATCTTGATGTTGAGTCATATTCATTGGAACTTCAATATATGTGAAGGAACTAAAAGTTCAGGTTACTCTGCAGCTGGCAGATGCTGCTTTGATAATTTAGCAATTTTATTTGTGCCACTCAATGGGTGCAATGTTTggtattttgcatttttttctatTCCGTTAAGATGGATATAGTTTAACAAGTTATATGAATCATGAACTAAGTTAAGGTCACTGTGGGGTTGCCAAATTGTGAACAGTAATTCTATCATTGACAAATACAGAAAGCATAAAATATGTTTGTTTCCAAGTTGATACGTTAACTAAATATCAATTTATTTGGTCAATATGCTTTTAGCACTATGAAAGGCAATTCTGTTTGAAGCTCTTTTGCATTTCTGCGTCCATATAGATCCACAAATATACTAGTGCTTGAGTGATGTAACCTAATGCTTGTTCCTTCTGATACTCAATATATGCATGTCCCGTGATTCTTTTTGGGTAATTGTCAAGTGGCCAAGAAACTCCTAGGACCAGCTTACTAGTTCTCAAAGATTGAGCCTATGCTCCTATAGTATGTACAAACTTACAAGTAGTATTTAGTTATAACAGCTAGATTGtttgatttataaattaaatttgacCATGTAATTGATATTAAATCTATTAGttcatcatcattattattattattatttgggtaaataatttattagtccctacatttttatctaacacaCTGTCTAtaattattaaacagtttagtcCCTCTATAAGGTGAATAGAACAAAAGTTAAGGacta is drawn from Euphorbia lathyris chromosome 9, ddEupLath1.1, whole genome shotgun sequence and contains these coding sequences:
- the LOC136205597 gene encoding uncharacterized protein — its product is MVRNRSDDKDRDSVRTTQHEARDRDKKGSRESSDEEGELVEKERGGRQRDRNGDRIKENNPSSDGDDDGRARRDRRERERTNGHRSRRETEDRSIDRDREQRSHRRNSDEIDDRKSERGRGRVDDEKHRRHRNRDDDYARYKEKNGREEDNRKGVGGGKAFEETKSGRTVLDGGNPNIGANLGKSGGVYIPPFKLARMMKDVQDKSSVEYQRLTWDALRKSINGLVNKVNATNIKNIIPELFAENLIRGRGLFCRSCMKSQMASPTFTDVFSALVSVVNTKFPEVGELLLRRIVLQLKRAYKRNDKPQLLAAVKFIAHLVNQQVAHEIIALELLAVLLENPTDDSVEVAVGFVTESGSLLQDVSPKGLDGAFERFRGILHEGEIDKRVQFLIEGLFAVRKVKFQGYPAVRPELDLVEQEDQLTHEISLQEDIDPEITLDIFKPDDNFLENEKKYEELRKSILGEESEDEEGSDGGSADVDDDDDDDEDDEEEEEEQMKIKDETETNLINLRRTIYLTIMSSVDFEEAGHKLLKIKLEPGQEMELCIMLLECCSQERTYLRYYGLLGQRFCMINKVYQENFEKCFVQQYSMIHRLETNKLRNVAKFFAHLLGTDALPWHVLAYIRLTEEDTTSSSRIFIKILFQELSEHLGIRTLNERLTDPGMEDSFESIFPRDNPKNTRFSINFFTSIGLGGITENLREYLKNMPRLIMQQQKPISESDEESGSSSSSGSESDGSESEESDSSSSDEDEKRRKQRGRGDRDEKSRKRSRRE